A region of the Roseiflexus sp. RS-1 genome:
ATGATTGAACGACTACTGATCATTGTCGCTGTTGCTGGGATGATTGCGCTGGCGTGGATGGCGATCCGTGCATGGCGCTCACACCACTTGCGCTCTCTTGCCCGCAGGACGCCATTCGCGGGGATCATTCCGCCGGGTAAGCCCGCCGTGGTTGGCTTTTCGACCCCTGGCTGCGTTGAGTGTCGCACCCGTCAGGCGCCGGCACTGGCGCGCCTGAGCGCCAATCTGGGCGATCAGGCGACGGTGCGCACCCTGCCAGTGTCGGAGTATCCGCTCCTGGTCGACCAGCTCGGCATCCTGACCGCTCCCGCGACCGTGGTTATCGACGCAACAGGAGTGGTGCGCTTCGTGAACCTGGGATTCGCCGACGCAGAGAAACTGGCCACCCAGGTGAACAGTATTGCCCATCCGGTTCAGAGCAACCCCGATCCTCAGACAGTCGCGTGCCGGGGGTAGCGTTCCTGCCACAGGCGACCCCCGCGCGCATTATTGATCCGGCATCATCCGCAGACGACGCAACCAGCGCTGTGAATACCCGAAGACCCGTGCCCCAAACGCGCCACCCGCGACGACCAGGCGCATACGTCCGAGCGCCTGGAGATCCGCCTGGCGTCGTAATGCCGCGCGCATCTGCGCATCCTTTGTCTGTATCAGCGTCACTGCCTGATCCCAGACATCACGACGCCAGTTGCGGATCAGGCGGGCAGTGCACCACTCATCGAGCCGACCACATGCGACGTCTACGACACCCATCGCGGGGGAGTAGCGTTTCAGCACATGATCCTGTACACTATCGATAGTTTCTCCGATGATCGTGTTCACCAGCAGATAATCGTCGAGCCTGGATTGGCGCACCTGGAGCGTCAGATCGTCCCATTCGTCGTGCAGCATATCATCGAGCGCCAGCACCAGATCGCAGTTGATGTGCGCGTTGACGCCAAGCAAAAGGTGCACCAGCGGCGGCATCTCCGGCACACGGGTCAGATCATGCGCCTGTCTCCAGACTTCGGGCAACCATCCAACGTTGTGCTCATACGCTTCCAGTGCGATAAAATAGTACTCAGCAAAATTGTGCACGAGCAGGTGTACCCAACTATTGTCATCAAACCGACCTGCATCAATGCCATCAAGCATGTTGCGCGTCATCAGGGCGTAGCACGCCAGAAAGATCGCTCTCCGATCACCATTCGTCTCCCACGTATCGATACTTGTCTTCATACGATCGAGCAGCGCGTGATGTGTCATGCCACCCCCTTTTCAGACGATCAGCGTCGGTTTACCGGCAGCGGATCGCGCAGCGAAATATCGGATCTCTCGTGAAAGGAGCCTCTCAATGGATGCCGGTGCAGAATTGCGAACCCAACTGACCCGCATGCTGACCGAACGCCAGGCGCACATGATCTTCGAGGACGCCGTCGCCGGTTTTCCTGAAACGCATATCAACGCCCGACTGCCGAACTGCCCGTATACCTTCTGGCATCTGCTCGAACATCTGCGCATCTGTCAGCGCGACATTCTGGAGTACATCCGATCCGACCATTACACCTGGCCCACGTTCCCCGACGATCTCTGGCCCGACCAATCGGCGACGACCGATCTCGTCGGCTGGAACCGCACGATTGAACAGTTTCTTGCCGACCAGAAGCAACTGGTGGCTATTATCAACGATCCCGATGTCGATCTGTTTGCGCCATTGCCGAATAGCGGCGAATACCGACACACGATCCTGCGCGAGATTAACATTATTGCGACCCACAATTCGTACCACATCGGCGAACTGGCGATCATGCGCAGCGTGATGAACCTGTGGCCCCCAGAGTAGTGCATCACGTCGCCAGCAGACGCATCGGCGCGCTCAACGTCAGGGTTGCCAGGGCCACGACTTCGGCGATCTCGCACAGCGCCCCATAGGTGTCGCCGGTCAACCCGCCCAGATCGCGTGTCCACCAGCGCCCCAGCAGGTGGGTGACCATCCAGACCAGCGCCAGCGCGATCAGGCCGCCAACGCCGCCCACAATCAGCGCCAGTGCCAGCGTTGCGACGCTGGCGCCAGCAAAATCACCGGGACGCAGATACGACTGAAAGGTGCGTCCCAGTCCCCCTTCGCGCGCCGGCGGAAAGCGCACAATGCCGTACACGTCCGCCCAGCGCCCAAGCACCGGCGCCAGCACGACCGCCGTGAGCCAGGCGTCCCCGGCGCCTGCCAGAAACGCCGCTTTCAATCCCAGCACCGCCGCCAGCGCCAGCGCCCCCATCACCCCTATCCGACTGTCGCGCATGATCTCCAGTTTGCGTTCACGCGAACGCCAGCTCATCACCCCATCAAAGGTGTCGCTCAAGCCGTCAAGGTGCATTCCCGCCGTCAACACCCCCCAGGCGACCACCAGGACAACCGCGCGTACCGTTTCGTTCCATAGCACGCCAGCGCCCCAACCAACCGCAGCGAGTATGCCTCCGATCACCAGACCGGCAATCGGGAAATAGCGGATTGATTGCGGGATCGCTTCCTCGCTCATTGGCGGCAAACCCGGAACGGGAAGAATGGTAAGAAAACGCAGCGCCTCGCCGATGGGAGCGAACGGTCCCCACCAGTTGCGCGGCGCACGCTGTGATGTGGTATCCTCGGATGACACGATGCGTACTCTTGTCTCAATAAGGGGGTGATATGGATCCTCGCGGGCTGGCGCTCCTCTTCGGCGCAATCGTATGCGAACTTATTGGAACGAGCGCCCTTAAAGCAACCGACGGCTTCACACGTCTGCTGCCAACCCTCCTGGTCATTGCCGGGTACGGAGCATCATTCTACCTCATGTCGCTCAGTCTGCGCACCATTCCGCTCGGCATCGCCTATGCCATCTGGTCGGGTCTGGGCACGGCGGCTATCGCGGTCATCGGGGTGATCGTGTGGCGCGAGCAGTTGAATACGGCGGGAGTCATCGGCATTGTGCTGATCATTATCGGTGTGATACTGCTGAATATGTTCGGCGGTGAACAGTAAACCGCGCAGGGGTGTCGCCCTCAATCGTGTTCCTCACCGCTCCCCTGCTGCCTCAGGCGCGGCGTTTCATTGACCACGCGCATAATGATCGCGTCGCTGTTGTAGACATCGAGTGCTGTCAGACTGCCCGGATCGACGCGCCAGCGCCAGTGATCGGTCGGCGACAGACCGGTGACGTGGCACAGGATGAGCTGGATAGGGGTTGCATGGGTCACCACGAGGATGCGACCGCCGCGATGGTCGCGCAGCAGGGCATGCCATGCCTCCAGGATGCGGTCACTGACTTCAGCCAGGCTTTCACCACCCTGCG
Encoded here:
- the cobS gene encoding adenosylcobinamide-GDP ribazoletransferase, which gives rise to MSSEDTTSQRAPRNWWGPFAPIGEALRFLTILPVPGLPPMSEEAIPQSIRYFPIAGLVIGGILAAVGWGAGVLWNETVRAVVLVVAWGVLTAGMHLDGLSDTFDGVMSWRSRERKLEIMRDSRIGVMGALALAAVLGLKAAFLAGAGDAWLTAVVLAPVLGRWADVYGIVRFPPAREGGLGRTFQSYLRPGDFAGASVATLALALIVGGVGGLIALALVWMVTHLLGRWWTRDLGGLTGDTYGALCEIAEVVALATLTLSAPMRLLAT
- a CDS encoding DinB family protein, with translation MDAGAELRTQLTRMLTERQAHMIFEDAVAGFPETHINARLPNCPYTFWHLLEHLRICQRDILEYIRSDHYTWPTFPDDLWPDQSATTDLVGWNRTIEQFLADQKQLVAIINDPDVDLFAPLPNSGEYRHTILREINIIATHNSYHIGELAIMRSVMNLWPPE
- a CDS encoding TlpA family protein disulfide reductase encodes the protein MIERLLIIVAVAGMIALAWMAIRAWRSHHLRSLARRTPFAGIIPPGKPAVVGFSTPGCVECRTRQAPALARLSANLGDQATVRTLPVSEYPLLVDQLGILTAPATVVIDATGVVRFVNLGFADAEKLATQVNSIAHPVQSNPDPQTVACRG
- a CDS encoding DMT family transporter; this translates as MDPRGLALLFGAIVCELIGTSALKATDGFTRLLPTLLVIAGYGASFYLMSLSLRTIPLGIAYAIWSGLGTAAIAVIGVIVWREQLNTAGVIGIVLIIIGVILLNMFGGEQ
- a CDS encoding DUF5995 family protein, which produces MTHHALLDRMKTSIDTWETNGDRRAIFLACYALMTRNMLDGIDAGRFDDNSWVHLLVHNFAEYYFIALEAYEHNVGWLPEVWRQAHDLTRVPEMPPLVHLLLGVNAHINCDLVLALDDMLHDEWDDLTLQVRQSRLDDYLLVNTIIGETIDSVQDHVLKRYSPAMGVVDVACGRLDEWCTARLIRNWRRDVWDQAVTLIQTKDAQMRAALRRQADLQALGRMRLVVAGGAFGARVFGYSQRWLRRLRMMPDQ